A genome region from Manihot esculenta cultivar AM560-2 chromosome 5, M.esculenta_v8, whole genome shotgun sequence includes the following:
- the LOC110614566 gene encoding rhodanese-like domain-containing protein 4, chloroplastic produces MEGLNAAGLTPISVLSIKRTKPRKLLCHLADSSSVKFSNSASLSTTPHTIQDCLSSTFHGSLLLLSSVLSTDLVKALTYEEALQQSTSTASSDFDASGVLDNVISFATENPAAIAGGAAFLAVPLVLSRILKKPKPWGVVSAAKAYAALGDDANAQLIDIRAPVELRTVGTPDIRGFKKRPVSVFYKGEDKPGFLKKLSLKFKEPENTTLFILDKFDGNSELVAELVTFNGFKAAYAIKDGAEGPQGWLNNSLPWKVPSKGWSFDLSSLIDILSGALGDASGALPLIIGIAAAVGLGVLVFSQVDKILQLLGLAALVQLAAKLLFAEEREKTLQQVEELLNTKVAPGELVDDVKLIGKAFLPPVGSSKALPPPVEPSSEAAADSTVLKAEPASEPASQKDSVSVSGFQRPLSPYASYPDLKPPTSPTPSQP; encoded by the exons ATGGAGGGCCTAAATGCAGCTGGTTTGACCCCAATATCGGTTCTTTCTATTAAAAGAACaaaacccagaaaacttttaTGCCACCTTGCCGATTCTTCATCAGTCAAATTCTCAAATTCTGCTTCTTTAAGCACCACCCCACATACTATTCAAGATTGCTTATCAAGCACTTTTCATGGGAGTCTGTTGCTCTTATCTTCAGTCCTTAGTACTGATCTAGTTAAAGCTTTAACATACGAGGAAGCACTACAACAGTCAACAAGCACCGCCTCTTCTGATTTTGACGCCAGTGGAGTTCTTGATAATGTTATCAGTTTCGCTACTGAAAACCCTGCTGCAATAGCAGGTGGAGCTGCATTTTTGGCAGTTCCGTTGGTTTTGTCTCGGATTCTAAAGAAACCCAAGCCATGGGGTGTTGTGTCTGCAGCAAAAGCTTATGCAGCACTGGGAGATGATGCAAATGCTCAGTTGATTGATATAAGAGCGCCAGTGGAGTTGAGAACAGTGGGTACTCCTGATATCAGAGGTTTCAAAAAGAGGCCAGTGTCAGTTTTTTACAAAGGTGAAGATAAGCCAGGTTTCTTGAAGAAGCTGTCTTTGAAGTTTAAGGAACCAGAAAATACTACATTGTTCATTCTAGATAA ATTCGATGGGAACTCTGAACTGGTTGCAGAGTTGGTAACTTTCAATGGATTTAAAGCTGCTTATGCTATAAAAGATGGTGCAGAAGGACCACAGGGATGGCTG AATAATAGTCTTCCTTGGAAAGTTCCAAGTAAAGGGTGGAGTTTTGATCTTAGCAGTTTAATAGATATTCTCAGCGGTGCACTTGGC GATGCCTCTGGTGCCTTGCCTCTGATCATTGGGATTGCAGCAGCAGTTGGCTTAGGTGTATTAGTATTTTCACAA GTAGATAAAATTCTCCAATTGCTAGGCTTGGCTGCACTTGTTCAGTTGGCAGCTAAACTACTGTTTGCAGAG GAACGAGAGAAAACTCTGCAGCAGGTCGAGGAATTATTGAACACCAAGGTTGCCCCTGGAGAGCTTGTTGATGATGTAAAG CTAATTGGGAAGGCTTTCCTGCCACCGGTTGGGTCAAGTAAGGCTCTCCCTCCGCCAGTGGAACCAAGTTCCGAAGCTGCTGCTGATAGTACTGTACTGAAGGCAGAACCTGCTTCAGAGCCAGCTTCCCAAAAAGATTCAGTATCAGTTTCCGGGTTTCAAAGGCCCCTTTCGCCATATGCATCA TATCCAGATTTGAAGCCCCCAACATCTCCTACTCCATCACAGCCCTGA
- the LOC110614996 gene encoding histone H3-like centromeric protein HTR12 isoform X1, translating into MARIKHTAPPRGRRRKKSTETATSPTSPATPSTSRSPGSRTRTTQGNAPSTSTPQTQRKRHRFRPGTVALKEIRRFQKTWNLLIPAASFIRVVKSITGEYSQEVSRWTAEALVALQEAAEDFLVHLFEDGMLCAIHAKRVTLMKKDFELARRLGGKGRPW; encoded by the exons ATGGCCAGAATCAAACACACCGCGCCCCCCCGGGGCCGAAGGCGAAAAAAATCCA CTGAAACAGCTACCTCACCAACTTCACCAGCTACGCCATCAACG aGTAGGTCCCCAGGTTCAAGGACAAGAACAACACAGGGAAATGCTCCATCAA CTTCCACACCACAAACTCAGAGGAAACGGCATCGCTTCAGGCCAGGAACAGTAGCTCTCAAAGAAATTCGCCGCTTCCAGAAGACTTGGAATCTGCTCATACCAGCTGCTAGCTTCATCCGAGTT GTAAAGAGTATTACTGGTGAATACTCCCAAGAAGTTAGCCGTTGGACAGCTGAAGCTTTAGTAGCACTTCAAGAG GCAGCAGAGGATTTTTTGGTCCATTTGTTTGAAGATGGAATGCTATGTGCAATTCATGCTAAGCGCGTTACATTAA TGAAAAAGGATTTTGAATTGGCGCGTCGGCTTGGAGGGAAGGGACGACCTTGGTGA
- the LOC110614996 gene encoding histone H3-like centromeric protein HTR12 isoform X2: MARIKHTAPPRGRRRKKSTETATSPTSPATPSTSRSPGSRTRTTQGNAPSTSTPQTQRKRHRFRPGTVALKEIRRFQKTWNLLIPAASFIRVVKSITGEYSQEVSRWTAEALVALQELLVCFFLVGSRGFFGPFV; the protein is encoded by the exons ATGGCCAGAATCAAACACACCGCGCCCCCCCGGGGCCGAAGGCGAAAAAAATCCA CTGAAACAGCTACCTCACCAACTTCACCAGCTACGCCATCAACG aGTAGGTCCCCAGGTTCAAGGACAAGAACAACACAGGGAAATGCTCCATCAA CTTCCACACCACAAACTCAGAGGAAACGGCATCGCTTCAGGCCAGGAACAGTAGCTCTCAAAGAAATTCGCCGCTTCCAGAAGACTTGGAATCTGCTCATACCAGCTGCTAGCTTCATCCGAGTT GTAAAGAGTATTACTGGTGAATACTCCCAAGAAGTTAGCCGTTGGACAGCTGAAGCTTTAGTAGCACTTCAAGAG TTGTTGGTTTGTTTTTTTCTTGTAGGCAGCAGAGGATTTTTTGGTCCATTTGTTTGA